One genomic segment of Methanothermococcus okinawensis IH1 includes these proteins:
- a CDS encoding NADH-quinone oxidoreductase subunit B family protein, with protein MVKKHARKKCIHIMVAYTGGCNGCDIEVVNCVLSPFYDAEQYNVLLTWNPREADILVVSGCVTKVMTEPLKKIYEAIPEPKAVVAVGCCALMGGVYGNIGGDLGTSDWIDGPVENIIPVDVKVPGCPPRPEDVIQGIVQALPKVINGD; from the coding sequence ATGGTTAAAAAACATGCAAGAAAAAAATGTATTCATATCATGGTGGCATATACGGGGGGATGCAATGGTTGCGATATCGAGGTTGTGAATTGTGTTTTATCTCCATTTTATGACGCTGAGCAATACAATGTTCTTTTAACATGGAATCCAAGAGAAGCCGATATATTGGTTGTAAGTGGATGTGTTACAAAGGTAATGACTGAACCACTTAAAAAGATATATGAGGCTATACCTGAACCTAAGGCAGTAGTCGCAGTAGGATGCTGTGCATTGATGGGCGGAGTATATGGAAATATAGGTGGAGATTTGGGAACTTCCGATTGGATAGATGGTCCTGTTGAAAATATTATTCCAGTAGATGTTAAAGTTCCAGGATGTCCTCCAAGACCTGAGGATGTTATACAGGGTATCGTGCAGGCACTTCCAAAGGTTATAAATGGAGATTAA
- a CDS encoding 4Fe-4S binding protein, translating to MSNPSFKNLAKIFISGFYENLERIIFGTDRYTSMEMRNNILSGVKLPRSVFNELCIGCGGCANACPTGCIEMVKIEPVKITENYTKEYIPVINSEKCVYCLYCHDFCPVFSIFNEISPIHPRHVGDEYIEVDLTKMFEKPVDIPKEQLKKIANILSINLSKMVKEEKKNE from the coding sequence ATGAGCAATCCATCCTTTAAAAATCTTGCAAAAATATTCATTTCTGGATTTTATGAAAATCTTGAACGGATAATCTTTGGAACGGATAGATATACTTCTATGGAGATGAGAAATAATATACTTTCAGGGGTAAAGCTTCCAAGGAGTGTGTTTAATGAGCTCTGCATTGGATGTGGAGGATGTGCAAATGCCTGTCCAACTGGATGTATTGAGATGGTAAAAATCGAACCTGTGAAAATAACTGAAAATTACACAAAAGAGTATATTCCAGTAATAAACTCAGAAAAATGTGTTTATTGTTTATACTGTCATGATTTTTGCCCTGTATTTTCTATATTTAATGAAATATCTCCTATTCATCCAAGGCATGTTGGTGATGAATATATTGAAGTTGATTTAACTAAAATGTTTGAAAAACCTGTGGATATTCCAAAAGAACAGTTAAAAAAGATAGCCAATATCCTTTCAATAAATCTCTCAAAAATGGTTAAAGAAGAAAAGAAAAATGAATAA
- a CDS encoding respiratory chain complex I subunit 1 family protein, producing MIEEILSILGVPLIAFGVSTWIPGINRKIQARIQQRIGPSILTPGFWALFKFLAKKTKEPYSTMPKLYKFLPIVSFIAIWLILASTSITEVKAVSNLIFIVGLLKIEEMDYVIMGSLASSVMGVRMPYVDECKGSNFLNTLKMSLEQLGAVRAFKMITIGSFPFYTAMFIPFIAHKSIYLDSIVGNNFLFTIGGIFGAIAYFIGYLVLTNDYPFAIMHTKADVIEGPTLEYSGKYRAIYLSVKELLMITLGSLFATLYLGIAPEISNPITIVENFAVALIFPILSSVVSAYSPVLTYRQLYPISLYTTIIAFIGLIFALLGL from the coding sequence ATGATTGAAGAGATACTCTCAATATTGGGCGTTCCGTTGATAGCATTTGGAGTATCCACATGGATTCCAGGCATTAATAGAAAAATCCAAGCGAGAATTCAGCAGAGAATAGGACCTTCAATATTAACGCCGGGTTTTTGGGCGTTATTTAAGTTTTTAGCAAAAAAAACAAAAGAACCATATAGCACAATGCCAAAATTATACAAATTTCTTCCCATAGTGAGCTTTATAGCTATATGGTTAATTCTTGCATCTACCTCAATTACAGAGGTTAAGGCTGTATCTAACTTAATTTTTATAGTAGGGCTTTTGAAAATAGAGGAGATGGATTATGTAATCATGGGTTCCCTTGCGAGCTCGGTTATGGGAGTAAGGATGCCTTATGTTGATGAATGTAAAGGCAGTAATTTTTTAAATACTCTTAAAATGTCCCTTGAACAATTAGGGGCTGTTAGGGCTTTTAAAATGATTACAATAGGTTCATTTCCATTTTATACTGCCATGTTCATTCCATTTATAGCTCATAAAAGCATATATTTGGATAGCATAGTTGGAAATAATTTTTTATTTACAATAGGCGGGATATTTGGGGCAATAGCATATTTTATAGGTTATCTCGTATTAACAAATGATTATCCATTTGCCATTATGCATACAAAGGCTGATGTTATTGAAGGTCCAACCTTGGAATATTCTGGAAAATACAGGGCAATATATTTATCTGTAAAGGAGCTCCTAATGATAACACTTGGAAGTTTATTTGCAACACTTTATCTCGGCATTGCACCAGAGATATCTAACCCAATAACAATTGTTGAGAATTTTGCAGTGGCATTGATATTCCCCATACTGAGCTCGGTTGTTAGTGCATATTCACCAGTCTTAACATATAGGCAATTATACCCTATTTCGTTATATACTACAATAATAGCATTTATAGGGCTTATTTTTGCATTATTGGGGCTCTAA
- a CDS encoding selenium-binding protein: MKLDSFIITTTNTIPGIELYYLGIVSESVEGYNMDKLLNLMKEKAKSMKAIAIIGFKTTAVYDGNNVKLIGYGTAVKDVEGQWAVY; the protein is encoded by the coding sequence ATGAAATTGGATTCATTTATAATTACAACTACAAATACCATACCTGGGATAGAGCTATATTATTTAGGTATAGTTTCAGAGTCTGTTGAAGGCTATAATATGGATAAATTGTTAAACCTAATGAAAGAAAAAGCAAAATCTATGAAAGCCATAGCCATAATAGGATTTAAAACAACTGCGGTATATGATGGAAATAATGTAAAATTAATAGGATATGGAACTGCTGTTAAAGATGTTGAAGGTCAATGGGCTGTTTATTAA
- a CDS encoding formate/nitrite transporter family protein, whose product MDFNPPDKTVELAGNVGGYKGKLGANQLFIRGIMGGAYIAIGAGLCTVCVTGVSQYLGAGIAKFIGAAVFPVGLILIILTGMELVTGDMMLLPIAMFQKKASFSQLLKVWFWVYIGNLIGSLIYAAIMVYGPLRSFNSKTGEWAVNSFGQTAIHIAEAKVLPYMAGGALGWLSCLVKGIGCNWLVNLAVIGSLTATSVLGKFFMIWFPIMAFVASGFEHCVANMYFIPAGMMLGANVSISGWWLWNELPATIGNIIGAVIFVAMVYQYAYGKKI is encoded by the coding sequence ATGGATTTTAACCCACCTGATAAAACTGTTGAATTAGCAGGAAATGTAGGAGGATATAAAGGGAAATTAGGAGCTAATCAATTATTTATAAGAGGAATTATGGGGGGAGCCTACATCGCAATAGGTGCGGGGCTTTGCACGGTGTGTGTTACGGGTGTATCTCAATATCTCGGAGCAGGTATCGCAAAATTTATAGGTGCAGCAGTATTCCCTGTTGGGCTTATATTAATTATATTAACCGGTATGGAGCTGGTTACAGGAGACATGATGTTATTACCTATTGCAATGTTCCAAAAAAAAGCGTCATTTTCCCAACTTTTAAAGGTTTGGTTTTGGGTATATATTGGAAATCTTATAGGTTCTTTGATATATGCTGCAATAATGGTATATGGACCATTAAGGTCATTCAATAGCAAAACTGGAGAATGGGCTGTTAATTCATTTGGTCAAACTGCGATACATATAGCAGAAGCAAAAGTTTTACCCTACATGGCAGGAGGAGCTCTTGGATGGCTGTCCTGTCTTGTAAAAGGTATAGGATGTAATTGGCTTGTTAATCTTGCAGTTATCGGTTCTTTGACTGCAACAAGCGTATTGGGTAAATTCTTTATGATATGGTTCCCAATAATGGCGTTTGTAGCATCTGGATTCGAGCACTGTGTTGCAAACATGTATTTCATCCCTGCTGGAATGATGCTTGGTGCAAATGTATCTATATCGGGATGGTGGCTATGGAACGAGTTGCCCGCCACAATAGGAAATATTATAGGAGCAGTAATATTTGTAGCGATGGTGTATCAGTATGCATATGGTAAAAAAATTTAA